GACCCACAGGAGGCCCCAGGCACAGTGGGAGAGAACAGGACCAGGCTGTGGGGCATCTGTGCACAAAGGGCTCCCTCCCCGTAGGGTCCAGGCCTCTGATTACCACgccacccccaccctccaacGGCTTCTCCATCCAACAAATAAATCGAGCTCTGAGATGGCGAAAGAAACAGTGCGGGTTTGTTGCCCACGGGGACCCCTGTCCCCACACACTGGAAAGGCTTGAAGGTGGGGGCTCTGCCCATCCGCTGGGGAATGTCCGGGCCAGCCCAAAGTCTGTGGGGCCTAGGCCTGGGCAGGCTCTGGGGGCTGTGGAGCTGACGAGCCAGGCAGAGCGGGGTCCTTGGGGGCTAAACCCGTGCGTCGGATGCCGTCCTGGTACTTGCGGCAGCCGAGCTCCAAGACTGCACGCACCTCTTCTGCCACGTCCTGCCGGTCACTCTGCTCCAGGGCCTGCACCAGGAGTCCCACAGCCCCTGGCTGCCCAGCCTGGCGCTCAGCCCAGGAGAAGAGCATGTGGCGGATCTGCCCATCCAGATCATCCCTGCAGGCAGAAGACAGGTGACAGAGGGGTCCTACCCACCTGCCCAGGACCTGCCACCACATTCTGCCTCAGAGTGTGGGGGAGTTCCCGGCTCCTTGGGCCAACTGCGGCCAGATCTTTCCTTTCCCAGCCTGGTGTTTGCCTTTTGCCCACCTCCCCTGGAAGAAACTTCTGTCAGCATCAGGTGGGCCCTCCAGGCAGCCAGGGCTCAGCCCTGGGGCTGGCAGCCAGCGGGTAGTGGCAGTCTCACCGGAACTCATGCCGGATGCGCTGCAGCTCACGGTAGGACACGCCCAGGTGCAGGGCCACAGTTGGCCAGTCTGGACCCAGGCGCCCAGCCACGCTCAGCAGGTTGCTCTGTGTCAGAAAGCCGGTCTCagcatctcccaggttcaagggcgCCAAGGAGAGGCCAGCCCTCCGCCGTGGCTCCTCAGAGCTCCGAAGTCTCTGTTGGAAGGAAAAAGTGCAATAAGCCCTGGGCTCCACCCCAACTCTACCACGTCCCCCTGGTCACCCCTGGGCCTCGGTTCTGCCCCGCCCCTCTGCTGTCCCTCAGTCCCACCGGCAGCTTGATGGGCAGAGTGGCCATCCACAGGGCGTCTGCGCCCTTCCTCTGCCgggcagcctcagcctcctcgggTACCTGCACAGGCACCGTGCCACGGTAGAAGGACACCTGAAGGGGCATCAAATGGGGTTCAGAGCTCCGTCCTCTGCCCAAGTGGCCTGGGGGGCCTCTCCTCTCGCCCACCCCCCTCACCCACCTGGCCCCGCACAGCCTGGGCCTCCCGGTCCAGAGTGGTAGTCACGTATACCTCCTTCACATTCTTCAGGTGCGAGTAGAAGACAAAGCAGATTCTGCCCTCCACGCAGTCAGGGCGGTCTAGGGGGCAGGGGTGGGCTGAGCAAGGAGGGCGCAGGGAAGACGGTAAGGCTCCCTCTCTAGGACAGGGAGGTCTTACCAGCATCCACGTCGATGCCGCGCTCGAAGGCCGCAAAGAACTCTTCGCCCTCGAACATCTCCACCGTGTCAGAGGGCTCGGGGCCCCGGTACCGCTCCAGCAGCCGCCGAAGGGTGGCATCCACCTGCAGGGAAGCCCGTGTAGCTTGCGACCCAAAGCCCTGCACCCCACCCCAGCTCTCTGGTCACCAccctgctgccctccagcctgcgcCCTCACCTTGTTTCGGGGCAGGCACTGCAGAAGGACCTGCTCAGGGTCCCGGCGCCGCTGCAGAGCGATGAGGTTCACACGGTGCAGCCGCAGCCGCTCCCAGGCCTTCCGAGCCAGGCCTCCCACGCAGTTCTTGGTGGTGTACCAGAGCCAGTACCTGGgagggctgggggtgaggggGGCTGTACAGACTGGGGAAGGGGGGCTGAGAAAGCTGGGGGGCACTGACCAGGAGAAGTGTGTGACCTGGAAGCGTGCGTACAGGTGGGTGAGCTCCAGGACCACCTGAGCTGTGATGTCATCCCAGGTGACTGCAGGAGGGGCCCAGTACAACAGGTGCAGACGGGAGCGGTCCAGACTGAGGCCTGGGGATGGGAGGGTCAGCGGGCTGAGACTGCCTGGCTGGAGACCCCCCCCACCCTACGGCCACAGGTCCAGGTATGCCCCATGGCCACCTCTCACCTGTGATGCCAGAGGGCAGAGGCAGCTGCACGGTGACCGGTCGGAGGAAGCTGGGGGGACCGCTCTGTGAGAGGCACAGCAgggggctcactgcagcctctggttCTCCTAGGAGGGCCTGCAGTTCTCGGCCAGCCATGCGCACCACCTGAGGCAGACGGGCCCCTGAGCACCTGCCTGTGGGCCGAGGCGCCGCCTGCCACCCTTGGTGCTGTCCTGGCCATACCTGCATGGAGACTCGACGGGGTTCCTCAGTGGCCCCAGGGGGGAAGATGACCTTGACCCCAGGATGACCCGAGGAGCACAGCAATGTCCCCTCTGGTGGCACCAGGCAGGCATTGGACACAGGGCGGGAAACCACAAGGAACCAGGAGAAGTGGGGTGCCTGGCAGTGAGCCCAGAGCCGCTGAGACGGGGGAGCAGGGAAGTCAGAGGAGCCTGGGTCAGGACACAGGGAGCAGGATCCAGGAGAGATGGGGCGGGGTGGAAGGTGCCGGGGACACGGGGGAGCAGGATCCAGGAGGGACGGGGTGGGGTGGAAGGTGCCCGGGATATGGGGGAGCAGGATCCAGGAAGGACGGGGCGGGGTGGAAGGTGCCAGGTCGAGGCTCTGCGCAGGGGTGCACGGCTCAGGGCAGCGGCTCCCCAGTCGCCACCGGCAGGCCTGAGTGGTCCTCACCTGGGGTGCCTCTTCCTCCAAGTGGGTCTCCAGGTCACCCCAGCTGTTGTCATTCCGGGTCCTGACCACCACTTCACGGCAGCGCCGGGCCCGTGGTGGGGTGAAGAGCAGCCACAGCCCCACATCCTGCCAGGCAAGGATGGTGTGAGGGCTGGGGCCAGGCCTGGGCCCACACACTGCCCCCCGCTACACCCTGGCCATGCCTGCTGGAAGGCCACCCCATGCGGCTGCAGCTCCAGCACATGGCTGAGCAGGGCATCATGAGGACCCAGGGGGACGAGGCCTGGCTCTGGCAGCAGCAGCCGATAGCGGATGGTGATGGGGGTGGCGGTGGCTCCCGCTGGGAACTGCAGGCGGACACCACAGGCCAGGGTCACTGAGCAGCCTCGAGGAGTCACAGGAAAGCTGAGTGAGGAAGGAGCGAGCCACAGGTTAGACCCAGAAGGGCCTACGTGTCGGAGCCTGGACCCAGGAACTCTGGAGAAGGTGTCGGAGGGGCTGGGGCAACAGGCAGACAGACTCCCCTCCAGCCCCCTCAACCCACCCCATACCTGTCCAAATCTGAGGTCAAGAACAGTCTGGGCATTTCTGGAATGAGGGCTGCCACTGTGGAGGGGACAGACGTGTGGTCAGGACAGTGAGGAGACCCACGTCCTTTCCCAGGTCTGCCCCCCTTTAGCACCAAGCCCACCTGGTGAACTTGGGACGTCTGGTGAGGCCTCACCCAGGGGGTTCCCCTGCAGGCGCACAAAGGGGGCGTCTAGCAGCTCAGGGGGCAGGTCCCGGAGCTGGTTGTCCCTTAGGTCGAGCCGGGTGAGGAGTGGCAGGCGGGCCAGGCCGGCTGGCACAGACGCCAGGAGGTTGCTGTGCAGGACAAGGAGCCGCAAGGACCGAAGACCCGCTGCGGGCAGGTGCTGGCTTAGGCTCGGCACCAGCCCGGCCTGTAGCACTGGGACACTCCTGCCACTgcctcccagagcagccatttcaGACTCTCCACAGCTGGGCTCAGAGAACTCTGACAAAGCCGCTGAGGGAGTCTCAAAGGCCAGGGAGGCGGAGGGACTCCCAAGAGGCAGCTGTGGACCAAGCCTGTGGGTGCAGAGGCCCCTGCGGAAGACAGGCAGGCTTCAGGGGTCCTCCCGTGGGGCCAGTGTGCCAGGGGCGCAGCAGCTACTCACCCAGGGAGGCCGGGAGGCTCTGTAGCCGGTTGGAGGCCAGGTTGAGCTCCAGGAGGCTGCCCAGGCCTCCAATCTCAGGAGGTAGCGTATCCAGCAGGTTCTGAGAGAGATCGAGGCGCTGCAGGGTGGATAGGGCCCCCAGTGCTGGGGGCAGCGTCTGCAGGCGGTTGTGTGTCACCGCAAGGAAGGTGAGGGCGGGGAGGGCCCCCAGAGCCTCAGGCAGCTCAGAGAGACAGTTGTGAGACAGCAAGAGTGCACCCAGACCTCGCATCTGCAGGACACAGGACGGCAGCGTCTCCAGGCTGTTGAAGCTCAGGTCCAGGTGGGCCAGATGGGCCAAGCCACTCAGACCAGTGGGCAGGGTGGTCAGGGCACCCCGGAGACAGGCACCCAGTGTGTCCCGGCGTTGCCCTCCTGGGAAGGGGGGAGGCGGATGTGGCCCTCAGAGCCAGGTCCCAGATCGACCCTGCCAGCCAGAGAAAACAGCTGCTCGAGAGGCACCgacctcccaccccacccccaccccaaccagACAGGGACTGACAGAAACACTGGAGAGGTGCCTGCAGGTGGAAGGAGGCAGGGATGGAGACCACCGGCTCATCTCCGCTGAGAACCATCACCCAAAACCTTCCCCAGGAACATCATCTGCACTGTGGTCTGGAGAGACCCCCCGCTGGGCAGCTTCGGGGTCCGGGAGCCAGGGCCCAGCCAGCCTCACATTGGGGGTGGTGATCGCCGAGGATGGCGATGGGGCTGGACAGCACCAAGAGCAGAACAGTTCACACCTGGGGAGCCGGGAGGGGCAgactggagctggggctgggaccCGGGTTTGCCTTTGAGGACGTGCAGCAGAGGCAGGGCAGAGCAAGAGATGGAGACAGGGCCCAGAACAGGTGGAGCTCACCTTTGAGGACCAGGGAGCGGAGGCAGGACAGGCTCTGAGGCAGCTGGGCCAGGGTGGCCTCCAGCAGCTGAGGGTCCTCGTGAGTGCTCAGACGCAAGAATTCCACCTGCAGCAGCTGAAGAGGCTGCTGGACACACAAGTGCAGCAGTCGCTGGCAGCCCCCGGGATACAGGTCCAAGCTCAGCCGGTTGCCACCCAGGAAAGGCCGCACCCTGGACCCTGCGTCTGCATCCTCCGAAGCATCTCCTGCAGCAGCAGCTGCCTCCAGCTCTGGCCCCTCCACCGCTGCAGCCATCGCCCACCGACGGTCCTTGGAGGCCAGACATGTCCCAGCACGCAGGCAGGCCTGTCCAGGCAGGGCCCAGGGAAGCTACAGAGACAGGAGGAGAAGTGAGCGGGAGTTGGGGTGGGCCCTCCCCTCTTTGGGGAAACAGGGACTCTGGCTGGAGTGGGGAGCTCTTGAGCCATCTGGGCCCGGGCTGTAGAGTGGGGGAGACCTTGTGGTCACCCTGAACCCCCGAGGCCTGGGTCACTACTGGAAAGAGGGTTGGAGAATGGGGCTGCCATGGCTCGCAGGAGCACCGGGCAGGGAGACCTCACTATTAGCAGCAGAGCCGGGGGAGTGAGGCTTCAGTCCTGGTCCTGGAAATTTGACCAATGGAGCCGTGGAGCTGCGAGGTCATCGGGGCTGTCCCCCAGTTCTGGAGATGAGTCCCCCTTCTACTCACATCGGCTTTGCCAGGAGGGCCGTGACCCTCCTCTACCGCCCCGAAAGTCAGGGAAGGCGGTGTAAGGGCTAGGGCCTGGGACGTGAGCCACTGGGCAGCTTCGGGGTCCTGGGGCCGGGACCTCAATTCGTGAGCCCTGGAGGAAAGCTCTCCCGCCCTTTCCAGTTCGGTCCACTGGGGAGGGTGGTGCGCCGCGCACGACAGCTCAGATGGCGTGGGGGGCGGGCTCCAGCCCCGAGGCAGGCTCGGGATCCCCCGGGCGTCAGGGATGGGAACGGCCCCCACCCTCCTGAAAGCAAACGTTCCCCCCGCCGCGCCCCCCCGCGCCCGCCCGGGCCGGCGCGTACCTGCGCTCCAGGCGGCGCGCAAACGGGGGCTGCTCAGCGCGCGCTCGGCTCCTAGGATCCCGCCCGCGCGTTTCTGGGGGGGCGGGGACTGCAGACCCCGCCCATTGGGCCCGCACCGTCAGAACTCGCCCCCTGCGCCGGGATGGGGTCCACGGGGGCGGTCTCCCGGCTCCTCCCCGACCCGCCTTCCCTCCGCCCGTCGCAGCCCCGGAGACGCGGACGCGACCCGTCCATCTGCCGAGCCGCCCGCGCAGCTGCTCTCGGCTTCCTGTTAGTCCACGGGGACGGAGCCGTCCAGCCTGCCCCGCCCGGAAGGCTGCGAAACCCGCCCTTTCCGAGGTTCTCGGGGTCCCGGGCCGCTCCGAGGCTGCAGCCCCGGCCCCAGGTGCGTTCCCAGGCCGGGGTGACAGGAGTACTCTTGCGGCTGCCCCGCACCCACCCCTGCTACAAGCCGGAACAATTGCAGTGCACTTCCCAAACCAGCCCCCACGGCCTCCTCCGGGAAGCCTGCCAGGACCTCCTCTCTGGACCTGCTGAGACCCTTCCTTTCGAGCCATCACTCTGGGTCAGAAGCAGTGAGCCTCCTGGCACTGCCTCCTTGAATCACGCAGGGGACAAGGAGGTTTTAAGAGAGAAGATATTgagcgggcgcggtggctcacgcctgtaatcccagcagtttgggaggccgaggcaggtggatcacgaggtcaggagtttgagaccagcctggccaacgtggtgaaaccccgtctctacttaaaatacaaaaattagccgggcgtggtggtgcgcgcctgtagtccccagctactcaggaggctgaggtagaagaatggcgtgaacccaggaggcagaagttgtagtgagcagagatggtgcccctgcactccagcctgggcaacagagcaagactccgtctcaaaaagaaaagaaaaaaaaagatcagataCTGCCCAAGGCTTGCCCGAGGCCCTGTAGCTGGTGAGGGTCAAAGCCAGCCGAGAACCTGAAATTTGCCCTGTCTGCCTTCCCCACCAACATGATACCCCCCAGCAGGCCTGTGCTTCATTCACCAGCTTTCTCGCCCAGCAGAGCAGATGCTTGGGGAGGGAACAGACACCATCAGCTATGCCTGCTTCTTTACTCAGGTCATATCAGTGGCTCCTTCTTCCTTCCACTTCTCAGCTACCACCATCCCTCCCTCTGGGATGGGCAGGTCTCTTCCAGGACTCCCTGCTTCCATTCTCCCCAGCCCCTTCCACGTAGGGCCCGGAGGGATCTTTCTAAAAACTAACCATAGGCCTGATGCTGTGGcttacaccagtaatcccaacattttgtgaggctgaggtgggtggatcacttgagatcaggagttcaagtccagcctggccaatatggtgaagccctgtgtcaactaaaaatacaaaaattacccgggtctggtggcaggcgcctgtaatcccagctactctggaggctgaggcatgataatggcttgaacccagggggtggaggttgcagtgagttgagatcttggcactgcattccagcttggatgacagagtgagactccctctcaaaaacaaaaggccaggcgcagtcactcaattctgtaatcccagcactttgggaggctgagtcgggcagatcacgaggtcaggagatcgagaccatcccgactaacacggtgaaaccccatctctactaaaaatacaaaaaattagctaggcgtggtggcgggcgcctgtagtcccaggtactcgggaggctgaggcaggagaatcacttgaacctgggaggcagaggttgcagtgaaccaagattgggccactgcactcgagcctgggctacagagtgagatttcgtctcaaaaaaataaaaaaaataggccaggcgtggtggctcatgcctgtaatcccagcactttgggaggccaaggcaggtggatcacgaggtcaggagatcgagaccatcttggctaacatggtgaaaccctgtctctactaaaaagtacaaaaaattagctgggcatggtggcgggcgcctgtagccccagctactcgggaggctaagacaagagaacagcttgaacccgggagtcagaggttgcagcgagccaagattgcaccattacactccagcctgggtgacagggattctgtctcacacacacacaaaaaagacctgaaatactgacacatgctacaaaatggatgaaccttATGAAAAAATAACACTTAGCTAGGGAATATGGTTCCTTTTCAATTATCCAGCCAGAAACATAGAATGAGACCACAATCACACTCTGTCCACTTTGTGTTTGTCTCTTGAAACTGGTTGGTATTGCCAGTAACTATAAATTAACCTAACAATGCCAAACTAGGCACTATAACCCACACCTTAGAGTTTAATAATGTATAGCCAATCACTAATCAGTcatttctgtaaaccaatgagaattcctgatTATATCAGTTTGCTTCCTGTCCCCgctttttgcctttaaaaag
This portion of the Macaca mulatta isolate MMU2019108-1 chromosome 14, T2T-MMU8v2.0, whole genome shotgun sequence genome encodes:
- the PIDD1 gene encoding p53-induced death domain-containing protein 1 isoform X4 — protein: MAAAVEGPELEAAAAAGDASEDADAGSRVRPFLGGNRLSLDLYPGGCQRLLHLCVQQPLQLLQVEFLRLSTHEDPQLLEATLAQLPQSLSCLRSLVLKGGQRRDTLGACLRGALTTLPTGLSGLAHLAHLDLSFNSLETLPSCVLQMRGLGALLLSHNCLSELPEALGALPALTFLAVTHNRLQTLPPALGALSTLQRLDLSQNLLDTLPPEIGGLGSLLELNLASNRLQSLPASLAGLRSLRLLVLHSNLLASVPAGLARLPLLTRLDLRDNQLRDLPPELLDAPFVRLQGNPLGEASPDVPSSPVAALIPEMPRLFLTSDLDSFPVTPRGCSVTLACGVRLQFPAGATATPITIRYRLLLPEPGLVPLGPHDALLSHVLELQPHGVAFQQDVGLWLLFTPPRARRCREVVVRTRNDNSWGDLETHLEEEAPQRLWAHCQAPHFSWFLVVSRPVSNACLVPPEGTLLCSSGHPGVKVIFPPGATEEPRRVSMQVVRMAGRELQALLGEPEAAVSPLLCLSQSGPPSFLRPVTVQLPLPSGITGLSLDRSRLHLLYWAPPAVTWDDITAQVVLELTHLYARFQVTHFSWYWLWYTTKNCVGGLARKAWERLRLHRVNLIALQRRRDPEQVLLQCLPRNKVDATLRRLLERYRGPEPSDTVEMFEGEEFFAAFERGIDVDADRPDCVEGRICFVFYSHLKNVKEVYVTTTLDREAQAVRGQVSFYRGTVPVQVPEEAEAARQRKGADALWMATLPIKLPRLRSSEEPRRRAGLSLAPLNLGDAETGFLTQSNLLSVAGRLGPDWPTVALHLGVSYRELQRIRHEFRDDLDGQIRHMLFSWAERQAGQPGAVGLLVQALEQSDRQDVAEEVRAVLELGCRKYQDGIRRTGLAPKDPALPGSSAPQPPEPAQA
- the PIDD1 gene encoding p53-induced death domain-containing protein 1 isoform X6 yields the protein MRGLGALLLSHNCLSELPEALGALPALTFLAVTHNRLQTLPPALGALSTLQRLDLSQNLLDTLPPEIGGLGSLLELNLASNRLQSLPASLAGLRSLRLLVLHSNLLASVPAGLARLPLLTRLDLRDNQLRDLPPELLDAPFVRLQGNPLGEASPDVPSSPVAALIPEMPRLFLTSDLDSFPVTPRGCSVTLACGVRLQFPAGATATPITIRYRLLLPEPGLVPLGPHDALLSHVLELQPHGVAFQQDVGLWLLFTPPRARRCREVVVRTRNDNSWGDLETHLEEEAPQRLWAHCQAPHFSWFLVVSRPVSNACLVPPEGTLLCSSGHPGVKVIFPPGATEEPRRVSMQVVRMAGRELQALLGEPEAAVSPLLCLSQSGPPSFLRPVTVQLPLPSGITGLSLDRSRLHLLYWAPPAVTWDDITAQVVLELTHLYARFQVTHFSWYWLWYTTKNCVGGLARKAWERLRLHRVNLIALQRRRDPEQVLLQCLPRNKVDATLRRLLERYRGPEPSDTVEMFEGEEFFAAFERGIDVDADRPDCVEGRICFVFYSHLKNVKEVYVTTTLDREAQAVRGQVSFYRGTVPVQVPEEAEAARQRKGADALWMATLPIKLPRLRSSEEPRRRAGLSLAPLNLGDAETGFLTQSNLLSVAGRLGPDWPTVALHLGVSYRELQRIRHEFRDDLDGQIRHMLFSWAERQAGQPGAVGLLVQALEQSDRQDVAEEVRAVLELGCRKYQDGIRRTGLAPKDPALPGSSAPQPPEPAQA
- the PIDD1 gene encoding p53-induced death domain-containing protein 1 isoform X3; protein product: MAAAVEGPELEAAAAAGDASEDADAGSRVRPFLGGNRLSLDLYPGGCQRLLHLCVQQPLQLLQVEFLRLSTHEDPQLLEATLAQLPQSLSCLRSLVLKGGQRRDTLGACLRGALTTLPTGLSGLAHLAHLDLSFNSLETLPSCVLQMRGLGALLLSHNCLSELPEALGALPALTFLAVTHNRLQTLPPALGALSTLQRLDLSQNLLDTLPPEIGGLGSLLELNLASNRLQSLPASLAGLRSLRLLVLHSNLLASVPAGLARLPLLTRLDLRDNQLRDLPPELLDAPFVRLQGNPLGEASPDVPSSPVAALIPEMPRLFLTSDLDSFPVTPRGCSVTLACGVRLQFPAGATATPITIRYRLLLPEPGLVPLGPHDALLSHVLELQPHGVAFQQDVGLWLLFTPPRARRCREVVVRTRNDNSWGDLETHLEEEAPQRLWAHCQAPHFSWFLVVSRPVSNACLVPPEGTLLCSSGHPGVKVIFPPGATEEPRRVSMQVVRMAGRELQALLGEPEAAVSPLLCLSQSGPPSFLRPVTVQLPLPSGITGLSLDRSRLHLLYWAPPAVTWDDITAQVVLELTHLYARFQVTHFSWSVPPSFLSPPSPVCTAPLTPSPPRYWLWYTTKNCVGGLARKAWERLRLHRVNLIALQRRRDPEQVLLQCLPRNKVDATLRRLLERYRGPEPSDTVEMFEGEEFFAAFERGIDVDADRPDCVEGRICFVFYSHLKNVKEVYVTTTLDREAQAVRGQVSFYRGTVPVQVPEEAEAARQRKGADALWMATLPIKLPRLRSSEEPRRRAGLSLAPLNLGDAETGFLTQSNLLSVAGRLGPDWPTVALHLGVSYRELQRIRHEFRDDLDGQIRHMLFSWAERQAGQPGAVGLLVQALEQSDRQDVAEEVRAVLELGCRKYQDGIRRTGLAPKDPALPGSSAPQPPEPAQA
- the PIDD1 gene encoding p53-induced death domain-containing protein 1 isoform X5; the protein is MRGLGALLLSHNCLSELPEALGALPALTFLAVTHNRLQTLPPALGALSTLQRLDLSQNLLDTLPPEIGGLGSLLELNLASNRLQSLPASLAGLRSLRLLVLHSNLLASVPAGLARLPLLTRLDLRDNQLRDLPPELLDAPFVRLQGNPLGEASPDVPSSPVAALIPEMPRLFLTSDLDSFPVTPRGCSVTLACGVRLQFPAGATATPITIRYRLLLPEPGLVPLGPHDALLSHVLELQPHGVAFQQDVGLWLLFTPPRARRCREVVVRTRNDNSWGDLETHLEEEAPQRLWAHCQAPHFSWFLVVSRPVSNACLVPPEGTLLCSSGHPGVKVIFPPGATEEPRRVSMQVVRMAGRELQALLGEPEAAVSPLLCLSQSGPPSFLRPVTVQLPLPSGITGLSLDRSRLHLLYWAPPAVTWDDITAQVVLELTHLYARFQVTHFSWSVPPSFLSPPSPVCTAPLTPSPPRYWLWYTTKNCVGGLARKAWERLRLHRVNLIALQRRRDPEQVLLQCLPRNKVDATLRRLLERYRGPEPSDTVEMFEGEEFFAAFERGIDVDADRPDCVEGRICFVFYSHLKNVKEVYVTTTLDREAQAVRGQVSFYRGTVPVQVPEEAEAARQRKGADALWMATLPIKLPRLRSSEEPRRRAGLSLAPLNLGDAETGFLTQSNLLSVAGRLGPDWPTVALHLGVSYRELQRIRHEFRDDLDGQIRHMLFSWAERQAGQPGAVGLLVQALEQSDRQDVAEEVRAVLELGCRKYQDGIRRTGLAPKDPALPGSSAPQPPEPAQA
- the PIDD1 gene encoding p53-induced death domain-containing protein 1 isoform X1; this translates as MLPWALPGQACLRAGTCLASKDRRWAMAAAVEGPELEAAAAAGDASEDADAGSRVRPFLGGNRLSLDLYPGGCQRLLHLCVQQPLQLLQVEFLRLSTHEDPQLLEATLAQLPQSLSCLRSLVLKGGQRRDTLGACLRGALTTLPTGLSGLAHLAHLDLSFNSLETLPSCVLQMRGLGALLLSHNCLSELPEALGALPALTFLAVTHNRLQTLPPALGALSTLQRLDLSQNLLDTLPPEIGGLGSLLELNLASNRLQSLPASLAGLRSLRLLVLHSNLLASVPAGLARLPLLTRLDLRDNQLRDLPPELLDAPFVRLQGNPLGEASPDVPSSPVAALIPEMPRLFLTSDLDSFPVTPRGCSVTLACGVRLQFPAGATATPITIRYRLLLPEPGLVPLGPHDALLSHVLELQPHGVAFQQDVGLWLLFTPPRARRCREVVVRTRNDNSWGDLETHLEEEAPQRLWAHCQAPHFSWFLVVSRPVSNACLVPPEGTLLCSSGHPGVKVIFPPGATEEPRRVSMQVVRMAGRELQALLGEPEAAVSPLLCLSQSGPPSFLRPVTVQLPLPSGITGLSLDRSRLHLLYWAPPAVTWDDITAQVVLELTHLYARFQVTHFSWSVPPSFLSPPSPVCTAPLTPSPPRYWLWYTTKNCVGGLARKAWERLRLHRVNLIALQRRRDPEQVLLQCLPRNKVDATLRRLLERYRGPEPSDTVEMFEGEEFFAAFERGIDVDADRPDCVEGRICFVFYSHLKNVKEVYVTTTLDREAQAVRGQVSFYRGTVPVQVPEEAEAARQRKGADALWMATLPIKLPRLRSSEEPRRRAGLSLAPLNLGDAETGFLTQSNLLSVAGRLGPDWPTVALHLGVSYRELQRIRHEFRDDLDGQIRHMLFSWAERQAGQPGAVGLLVQALEQSDRQDVAEEVRAVLELGCRKYQDGIRRTGLAPKDPALPGSSAPQPPEPAQA
- the PIDD1 gene encoding p53-induced death domain-containing protein 1 isoform X2 — translated: MLPWALPGQACLRAGTCLASKDRRWAMAAAVEGPELEAAAAAGDASEDADAGSRVRPFLGGNRLSLDLYPGGCQRLLHLCVQQPLQLLQVEFLRLSTHEDPQLLEATLAQLPQSLSCLRSLVLKGGQRRDTLGACLRGALTTLPTGLSGLAHLAHLDLSFNSLETLPSCVLQMRGLGALLLSHNCLSELPEALGALPALTFLAVTHNRLQTLPPALGALSTLQRLDLSQNLLDTLPPEIGGLGSLLELNLASNRLQSLPASLAGLRSLRLLVLHSNLLASVPAGLARLPLLTRLDLRDNQLRDLPPELLDAPFVRLQGNPLGEASPDVPSSPVAALIPEMPRLFLTSDLDSFPVTPRGCSVTLACGVRLQFPAGATATPITIRYRLLLPEPGLVPLGPHDALLSHVLELQPHGVAFQQDVGLWLLFTPPRARRCREVVVRTRNDNSWGDLETHLEEEAPQRLWAHCQAPHFSWFLVVSRPVSNACLVPPEGTLLCSSGHPGVKVIFPPGATEEPRRVSMQVVRMAGRELQALLGEPEAAVSPLLCLSQSGPPSFLRPVTVQLPLPSGITGLSLDRSRLHLLYWAPPAVTWDDITAQVVLELTHLYARFQVTHFSWYWLWYTTKNCVGGLARKAWERLRLHRVNLIALQRRRDPEQVLLQCLPRNKVDATLRRLLERYRGPEPSDTVEMFEGEEFFAAFERGIDVDADRPDCVEGRICFVFYSHLKNVKEVYVTTTLDREAQAVRGQVSFYRGTVPVQVPEEAEAARQRKGADALWMATLPIKLPRLRSSEEPRRRAGLSLAPLNLGDAETGFLTQSNLLSVAGRLGPDWPTVALHLGVSYRELQRIRHEFRDDLDGQIRHMLFSWAERQAGQPGAVGLLVQALEQSDRQDVAEEVRAVLELGCRKYQDGIRRTGLAPKDPALPGSSAPQPPEPAQA